In Trifolium pratense cultivar HEN17-A07 linkage group LG7, ARS_RC_1.1, whole genome shotgun sequence, a genomic segment contains:
- the LOC123895491 gene encoding uncharacterized protein LOC123895491, which yields MNISNIISCFSENAVNVSHSSSKSCISQNLIPSTLNSISSIYKTILSNKKQILIKVTWCKSQSNQGLKIIFNEEDSLASRTFILNTNSRLFRKKKGSKFMEMEHFHDSKVEIFWDLSNARYETSPEPIDGFYVAILVDSEIGLILGDNISEENLIKKVKKKTILAKVSLFSRSEYFSGNTLYFSTKAKFCVSGNLHDILIKCIDENEGFNNKSHVLNVFIDKKIVISVKRLKWNFRGNQTIFVDGLLVDLLWDVHNWFFKGVNGYAVFMFRTRSGLDNRLWLEEKLEVKDKDSVEFSLLIYACKTT from the coding sequence ATGAATATATCAAACATAATCTCTTGTTTTAGTGAAAATGCAGTAAATGTGTCACATTCTTCATCAAAATCTTGCATATCTCAAAATCTCATACCTTCAACACTAAACTCAATCTCATCAATCTACAAAACAATCCTCtccaacaaaaaacaaattttgatcAAAGTCACATGGTGTAAAAGCCAATCAAATCAAGGACTCAAAATAATCTTCAATGAAGAAGATTCACTAGCTTCAAGAACATTCATACTCAACACAAACTCAAGGcttttcagaaagaaaaaaggaaGCAAATTTATGGAAATGGAACATTTTCATGATTCAAAAGTTGAAATCTTTTGGGATCTTTCAAATGCAAGATATGAAACTAGTCCTGAACCTATTGATGGATTTTATGTTGCAATTTTAGTAGATTCAGAAATTGGTCTTATTTTAGGTGACAATATAAGTGaagaaaatttaataaagaaggtgaaaaaaaaaaccattttggCTAAAGTTTCACTTTTTTCAAGAAGTGAATATTTTTCAGGTAACAcactttatttttcaactaaGGCTAagttttgtgtgagtggaaatTTGCatgatattttgattaaatgtaTTGATGAAAATGAAGGGTTTAATAATAAATCACATGTTTTGAATGTTTTTATTGATAAGAAGATTGTGATTAGTGTGAAGAGGTTGAAGTGGAATTTTAGGGGGAATcaaacaatttttgttgatgggtTATTAGTGGATTTATTATGGGATGTTCATAATTGGTTTTTTAAAGGTGTTAATGGTTATGCTGTGTTTATGTTTAGGACTAGGAGTGGTTTGGATAATAGATTATGGTTAGAGGAGAAATTGGAAGTGAAAGATAAAGATAGTGTTGAATTTTCCTTGTTGATTTATGCTTGTAAAACCACATAA